A window of Paremcibacter congregatus contains these coding sequences:
- the narI gene encoding respiratory nitrate reductase subunit gamma, with protein sequence MPESITLFLNHLIFGIYPYLAVLVMVLGSILRYDRDQYSWKAGSSQILRSKGMRLGSNLFHIGIILLFFTHLVGLLTPESVYHYVITTEAKQILAMVGGGILGGICFIGLTILLVRRMTDPRIRATSKFSDILLLWLLYIQLILGLISIFYSAQHLDGSSMVALGNWAQHIATFRSGAADFILHEPWVFKAHIFLGLTIFLIFPFTRLVHMLSVPVKYIFRSGYQIVRKRGKGF encoded by the coding sequence ATGCCAGAATCCATCACACTTTTTCTTAATCACCTGATCTTCGGAATCTATCCGTATCTTGCCGTTCTGGTGATGGTGCTGGGCTCAATCCTGCGCTATGACCGGGATCAATACAGCTGGAAAGCCGGCTCGAGCCAGATTTTGCGCTCGAAAGGCATGCGGTTGGGCAGCAATCTGTTCCATATTGGCATTATTCTGCTGTTCTTCACCCATCTGGTGGGGCTGTTAACGCCGGAATCCGTTTATCACTATGTCATCACCACCGAGGCCAAACAGATCCTGGCGATGGTCGGTGGCGGCATATTGGGCGGCATCTGTTTTATCGGCCTGACGATCCTTCTGGTGCGGCGCATGACTGATCCGCGCATCCGGGCGACCAGCAAGTTCTCCGATATTCTGCTGCTGTGGCTGCTGTATATTCAGCTGATCTTAGGATTGATTTCAATCTTCTATTCGGCACAGCATCTGGATGGCTCTTCCATGGTGGCGCTTGGCAACTGGGCCCAGCATATCGCGACTTTCCGTAGCGGAGCCGCCGATTTCATTCTGCATGAGCCCTGGGTGTTCAAGGCGCATATCTTCCTGGGCCTGACCATCTTCCTGATCTTCCCCTTCACCCGTCTGGTGCATATGCTCAGCGTGCCGGTGAAAT
- a CDS encoding antiporter, which yields MAKDIEQWNPEDPAEWESRGKTIANRNLWISIPSLLCGFAVWLYWGIITVQMLNLGFPIAKGELFTLMAIAGLTGATLRIPSTFFIRIAGGRNTIFFTTALLMIPAIGTGFALQDINTPLWQFQILAFLSGFGGGNFASSMSNISFFFPKKVQGYSLGMNAGLGNFGVTTMQILVPLFMTIGIFGGEPMILQNTSGTLIGKIPAGTETYIQNAGFVWLLFLVPLAFAGWWGMNNITDEHVSPNVGNPLGAFAKISFMLVLGFVAAASGLWLMLPQTTSGLPTSGFGISKWIVLPLVIAFTVFLLKLIPGEVGSNLKRQYKIFNNKHTWAMTVIYTMTFGSFIGFAAAFGLSIKVIFGFQHLVVDGVLTHNTPNPAGPSALMFAWTGPFIGALIRPVGGMIADKLGGARVTQYISIVMVASALGVAYFMKQAYASATPQEYFIPFLILFLILFAATGIGNGSTFRTIAMVFDREQAGPVLGWTSAVAAYGAFIIPKVLGEEIKAATPELALYGFAVFYGICIVINWWFYLRPGAYVKNP from the coding sequence ATGGCCAAAGATATTGAACAATGGAACCCGGAGGATCCCGCAGAATGGGAAAGCCGCGGGAAAACCATCGCCAACCGCAATCTGTGGATTTCGATCCCGAGCCTGCTCTGTGGCTTTGCGGTCTGGCTCTATTGGGGCATCATTACGGTTCAGATGCTCAATCTGGGCTTCCCCATCGCCAAGGGGGAACTGTTTACTCTGATGGCGATTGCCGGTCTGACTGGCGCGACGTTGCGCATCCCGAGTACGTTCTTCATCCGTATCGCCGGCGGGAGAAACACCATTTTCTTCACCACGGCGTTGCTGATGATCCCGGCGATCGGGACCGGCTTTGCGCTGCAGGACATTAATACACCGTTGTGGCAGTTCCAGATTCTGGCCTTCCTGTCCGGTTTTGGCGGCGGTAACTTCGCCTCCTCCATGTCCAATATCAGCTTTTTCTTTCCGAAAAAAGTTCAGGGGTATTCTCTGGGCATGAATGCCGGCCTTGGCAATTTCGGCGTGACCACCATGCAGATTCTGGTGCCATTGTTCATGACTATCGGTATCTTCGGGGGCGAGCCGATGATCCTGCAGAATACCAGCGGCACCCTGATCGGTAAAATTCCGGCGGGCACCGAAACCTATATCCAGAACGCAGGCTTTGTCTGGCTGCTGTTTCTGGTACCGCTGGCTTTTGCCGGCTGGTGGGGCATGAACAACATCACCGATGAGCATGTTTCGCCTAATGTCGGTAATCCGCTTGGGGCTTTTGCCAAAATTTCCTTCATGCTGGTTCTGGGTTTCGTCGCCGCCGCCAGTGGGTTGTGGCTGATGCTGCCGCAAACCACCAGCGGTCTGCCGACATCCGGTTTCGGCATCAGCAAATGGATCGTGCTGCCGCTGGTGATTGCTTTTACCGTCTTTCTGCTCAAACTGATCCCCGGTGAAGTGGGCAGTAACCTGAAGCGGCAATATAAAATCTTCAACAATAAACACACCTGGGCGATGACCGTCATCTATACCATGACCTTTGGATCCTTCATCGGTTTTGCGGCGGCCTTCGGTCTGTCGATCAAGGTGATCTTCGGCTTCCAGCATCTTGTGGTGGATGGCGTACTGACCCATAATACCCCCAATCCCGCTGGTCCCAGCGCCCTGATGTTCGCCTGGACAGGCCCCTTTATCGGCGCCCTGATCCGACCGGTGGGTGGCATGATCGCCGACAAACTCGGCGGTGCGCGGGTGACACAGTATATCTCCATCGTGATGGTGGCGAGCGCTCTCGGCGTGGCCTATTTCATGAAACAGGCTTATGCCTCCGCCACGCCGCAGGAATATTTCATTCCTTTCCTGATCCTGTTCCTGATCCTCTTTGCCGCAACCGGCATTGGCAACGGGTCCACCTTCAGGACCATCGCCATGGTGTTTGACCGCGAACAGGCCGGGCCGGTTCTGGGCTGGACCTCTGCGGTGGCGGCTTACGGCGCCTTCATTATTCCAAAGGTGCTGGGCGAAGAAATCAAGGCAGCGACACCGGAGCTCGCGCTCTATGGTTTCGCGGTCTTCTACGGCATTTGTATCGTGATTAACTGGTGGTTTTACCTGCGCCCCGGCGCTTATGTGAAAAACCCTTGA
- the narH gene encoding nitrate reductase subunit beta, translating into MKIRAQIGMVLNLDKCIGCHTCSVTCKNVWTSRQGVEYAWFNNVETKPGVGYPRDWENQTKWNGGWTRLGNGKLQPRIGGKFRVLAKLFANPDLPEIDDYYEPFTFEYERLQKSPEVHTPPTARAHSAITGEVMEKVEWGPNWEEILGGEFSKRSQDYNFAQMEKEIYGQFENTFMMYLPRLCEHCLNPTCAAACPSGAIYKREEDGVVLIDQEKCRGWRMCVSGCPYKKIYFNWESGKSEKCTLCYPRLEAGDPTVCSETCVGRIRYLGVLLYDADRIAEAASEEDVEDLYQAQCDIFMDPHDPEVIKQAKKDGIPDSWMEAARNSPVYKMAMEWKVAFPLHPEYRTLPMVWYIPPLSPIQSAMEDGRLEKSGVIPDVNDLRIPVKYLANMLTGGKEQPVVEALERMLAMREYMRGKTVEGVSNNEILDRVGLDEVTLDDMYRIMALANYEDRYVIPTNHREYAGETPFDNEIAFEQRSSCGFSFGNGCGDGGQTRPNLFGGSTHKNTMSGKVRSKS; encoded by the coding sequence ATGAAGATTCGTGCTCAAATTGGAATGGTCCTCAATCTGGACAAATGCATTGGTTGTCACACCTGTTCGGTGACCTGCAAGAACGTCTGGACCTCGCGTCAGGGCGTGGAATACGCCTGGTTCAATAACGTGGAAACCAAGCCTGGGGTCGGTTATCCCCGCGATTGGGAAAACCAGACCAAATGGAACGGCGGCTGGACCCGGTTGGGGAATGGCAAGCTGCAGCCGCGCATCGGCGGTAAATTCCGGGTGCTGGCGAAGCTGTTCGCCAACCCGGACCTGCCGGAAATTGACGATTATTACGAGCCCTTCACCTTTGAATATGAACGGCTGCAGAAATCGCCCGAAGTGCATACCCCGCCGACGGCCCGGGCTCATTCGGCGATCACCGGCGAGGTGATGGAGAAGGTCGAATGGGGTCCCAACTGGGAAGAAATCCTTGGCGGCGAATTTTCCAAACGCTCTCAGGATTACAACTTCGCCCAGATGGAAAAGGAAATTTACGGCCAGTTCGAAAATACATTCATGATGTATTTGCCGCGGCTGTGCGAACATTGCCTGAACCCGACCTGTGCGGCGGCCTGTCCCAGTGGCGCGATCTATAAACGCGAAGAAGATGGCGTGGTGTTGATAGATCAGGAAAAATGTCGCGGCTGGCGCATGTGCGTCAGTGGTTGTCCCTACAAGAAGATTTACTTCAACTGGGAAAGTGGCAAGTCCGAGAAATGCACCCTGTGTTATCCGCGTCTGGAAGCAGGCGACCCGACGGTCTGTTCCGAAACCTGTGTCGGCCGCATTCGTTATCTCGGCGTGTTGCTGTATGATGCGGATCGCATCGCCGAGGCGGCGTCTGAAGAAGATGTCGAGGACCTTTATCAGGCTCAGTGCGATATCTTCATGGATCCCCATGATCCGGAGGTCATCAAGCAGGCCAAGAAAGACGGCATTCCCGACAGCTGGATGGAAGCGGCGCGGAATTCCCCGGTCTATAAAATGGCCATGGAATGGAAAGTGGCGTTTCCGCTGCATCCGGAATATCGCACCCTGCCAATGGTGTGGTATATTCCGCCGCTCTCCCCGATCCAGTCCGCCATGGAAGACGGACGGCTTGAAAAAAGCGGTGTTATTCCTGATGTCAACGATCTGCGTATTCCGGTGAAATATCTCGCCAATATGCTGACCGGCGGCAAGGAACAGCCGGTGGTCGAGGCATTGGAGCGTATGCTGGCCATGCGCGAATATATGCGCGGCAAGACCGTTGAGGGGGTCAGCAACAACGAGATCCTTGACCGGGTGGGGCTTGATGAAGTTACCCTCGACGACATGTACCGTATCATGGCGCTGGCCAATTATGAAGACCGCTACGTCATTCCGACAAATCATCGGGAATATGCCGGCGAGACCCCGTTTGATAACGAGATCGCCTTTGAACAGCGTTCAAGTTGTGGCTTTAGCTTCGGCAATGGCTGTGGTGACGGGGGTCAGACCCGACCTAATCTGTTTGGCGGCTCAACCCATAAAAACACCATGTCGGGCAAAGTAAGGAGCAAATCATGA
- a CDS encoding nitrate reductase subunit alpha produces MSHFLDKMTFLTREKPETFSDGHGITTEEDRSWERAYRGRWSHDKIVRSTHGVNCTGSCSWKIYVKGGLVTWETQQTDYPRTRNDLPNHEPRGCARGASYSWYLYSSARLKHPMIRSRLLKMWRETKNVYSDPVLAWANIVENKEKANSYKQVRGLGGLVRADWDEVNEIIAAANIYTAKTYGPDRVIGFSPIPAMSMVSYAAGSRYLSLIGGTCMSFYDWYCDLPPASPQVWGEQTDVPESADWYNSSYIMAWGSNVPQTRTPDAHFFTEVRYKGTKTVAVTPDYSEVAKLSDIWLNPRQGTDAAMAMAMGHVILKEFHVDRQSDYFDDYTRLYSDMPMLVQIDEQDGTYVAGRTLRASDFEDNLGYKNNPEWKTAMIDANTDEVVVPNGTIGSRWGEEGKWNLESKDLKDGNEIWPLKSLVKKHDEVLSVAFPYFGNLEHEQPIFQATDHDSILHHNIPVRKIKTRDGDKYVATVYDLMIANYGVDSGLGGDNVAQSYDDDKPYTPAWQEKITGVSREKVIKVAREFADNADKTRGRSMIIIGAAMNHWYHMDMNYRGVINMLVMCGCIGKSGGGWAHYVGQEKLRPQTGWQPLAFALDWHRPPRHMNSTSFFYNHANQWRYEKLGVDEILSPLADKKKWEDYSLIDCNVRSERMGWLPSAPQLQENPLEITKKAKEAGKSTADYIAGRLKDGSLQMSCEDPDDPRNFPRNMFIWRSNILGSSGKGHEYMLKHLLGTQNGVLGKDIGERGGKRPSEVAWHETAPEGKLDLVVTLDFRMSTTCLYSDIVLPSATWYEKNDLNTSDMHPFIHPLSRAVDPAWESRSDWDIYKGFAKKFSELCPGHLGEETDVVALPILHDTPAELAQGLDVKEWKKGEVDPIPGKTMPSYIDVVRNYPDTYKKFTALGPLMTKIGNGGKGISWNTEPEYKFLGELNRVVTDNGVSKGLPRIETDIDATEVILSLAPETNGQVAVKAWGALEKITGRNHKHLALPKEDEKIRFRDIQAQPRKIISSPTWSGLEDEHVSYNAGYTNVHELIPWRTLTGRQQFYQDHAWMRDFGEGFCVYKPPINTKTTKPVIDSKGNGNPQIALNWITPHQKWGIHSTYSENLLMQTLSRGGPIVWISEVDAQKMGVEDNDWIELYNVNGAIACRAVVSQRVNEGMCMMYHAQEKIINTPGSETTGKRGGIHNSVTRAVVKPTHMIGGYAQLSYGFNYYGTVGSNRDEFVICRKMDKVDWMDEPADGVSGNLNHEELA; encoded by the coding sequence ATGAGCCATTTTCTGGATAAAATGACTTTTCTGACCAGAGAAAAGCCGGAAACATTTTCCGACGGCCATGGGATCACAACAGAAGAGGACCGCAGTTGGGAGCGGGCTTATCGGGGACGCTGGTCCCATGATAAAATCGTGCGCTCCACCCATGGGGTGAACTGCACCGGCTCCTGTAGCTGGAAGATCTACGTCAAGGGCGGTCTGGTCACCTGGGAAACCCAGCAGACCGATTACCCCCGCACCCGCAATGATCTGCCGAACCATGAACCGCGCGGCTGCGCCCGTGGCGCCAGTTACAGCTGGTATCTCTATAGCTCCGCCCGCCTGAAACATCCGATGATCCGCAGTCGCCTGTTGAAGATGTGGCGCGAGACAAAAAATGTCTATTCCGATCCGGTGCTGGCCTGGGCTAATATCGTGGAGAATAAGGAAAAGGCCAATTCCTACAAACAGGTGCGCGGCCTTGGTGGGCTGGTGCGCGCTGACTGGGACGAGGTCAACGAGATCATCGCCGCCGCCAATATCTATACCGCCAAAACCTACGGCCCGGACCGGGTGATCGGCTTCTCGCCCATTCCCGCCATGTCCATGGTGTCTTATGCCGCGGGCTCCCGCTATCTGTCGCTGATCGGCGGCACCTGCATGAGCTTCTATGACTGGTATTGCGATTTGCCGCCGGCCTCACCGCAGGTTTGGGGCGAGCAGACCGACGTGCCGGAAAGCGCCGACTGGTATAACAGTTCCTATATCATGGCCTGGGGCTCCAACGTGCCGCAGACCCGGACGCCGGACGCCCATTTCTTCACCGAAGTGCGCTATAAAGGCACCAAGACCGTTGCCGTGACGCCGGACTATAGTGAAGTGGCGAAGCTCAGCGACATATGGCTTAACCCGCGTCAGGGCACCGACGCCGCCATGGCGATGGCCATGGGTCATGTGATCCTGAAAGAATTCCATGTGGATCGTCAAAGTGATTATTTTGACGATTACACCCGGCTCTATTCCGATATGCCGATGCTGGTGCAGATTGACGAGCAGGACGGCACCTATGTCGCCGGCCGCACCCTGCGGGCTTCCGATTTTGAAGACAATCTGGGGTATAAAAATAATCCCGAGTGGAAGACAGCCATGATTGACGCCAATACGGACGAGGTCGTGGTGCCAAACGGCACGATCGGTTCCCGTTGGGGCGAAGAAGGCAAATGGAATCTGGAATCCAAGGACCTGAAAGACGGCAATGAAATCTGGCCGCTGAAATCCCTGGTCAAGAAACATGATGAAGTCCTGTCCGTCGCCTTCCCGTATTTTGGCAATCTGGAACATGAACAGCCGATTTTCCAGGCGACAGATCATGACAGTATCCTGCATCATAATATTCCGGTGCGGAAAATCAAAACCCGCGACGGCGATAAATATGTCGCCACCGTTTATGATCTGATGATCGCCAACTATGGCGTCGACAGTGGCCTCGGCGGCGATAATGTCGCGCAAAGCTATGATGACGACAAGCCATACACTCCGGCCTGGCAGGAAAAAATCACCGGCGTGTCCCGCGAAAAAGTGATCAAGGTCGCCCGTGAATTCGCTGACAATGCCGACAAGACCCGGGGCCGGTCGATGATCATCATCGGGGCCGCCATGAATCACTGGTATCACATGGATATGAACTATCGTGGTGTGATCAATATGCTGGTGATGTGTGGCTGTATCGGTAAATCCGGCGGCGGTTGGGCTCATTATGTTGGTCAGGAAAAACTGCGGCCGCAAACCGGCTGGCAGCCACTGGCCTTCGCGCTCGACTGGCACCGTCCGCCGCGGCATATGAATTCCACCAGTTTCTTCTATAATCACGCCAACCAGTGGCGCTATGAGAAACTCGGGGTTGATGAAATTCTCTCGCCGCTGGCCGACAAGAAGAAATGGGAAGATTATTCCCTGATCGACTGTAATGTGCGGTCAGAACGCATGGGCTGGTTGCCTTCCGCACCGCAGTTGCAGGAAAATCCGCTGGAAATCACCAAAAAAGCCAAGGAGGCCGGTAAATCTACCGCAGACTATATCGCCGGCCGTCTGAAAGATGGTTCGCTGCAAATGTCCTGTGAAGATCCGGATGATCCGCGCAACTTCCCGCGCAACATGTTCATCTGGCGCTCCAATATTCTGGGGTCCAGCGGCAAAGGCCATGAATATATGCTGAAGCATCTGCTCGGCACCCAGAACGGGGTTTTGGGCAAGGATATTGGCGAACGCGGCGGCAAACGCCCGAGCGAAGTTGCCTGGCATGAGACGGCGCCGGAAGGCAAGCTTGATCTGGTGGTGACCCTCGATTTCCGCATGTCCACCACCTGCCTTTATTCCGATATCGTGTTGCCATCAGCAACCTGGTATGAGAAGAACGACCTCAATACCTCCGATATGCATCCCTTCATTCATCCGCTCAGTCGGGCGGTGGATCCGGCGTGGGAAAGCCGTAGCGACTGGGATATCTATAAAGGATTCGCCAAGAAATTCTCCGAACTGTGTCCGGGGCATCTGGGCGAAGAAACCGATGTGGTGGCCCTGCCGATCCTGCATGATACTCCGGCCGAACTGGCTCAGGGGCTGGACGTCAAGGAATGGAAGAAGGGTGAGGTTGACCCGATCCCGGGCAAAACCATGCCGTCTTACATCGATGTGGTGCGCAACTATCCTGATACTTACAAAAAGTTCACCGCCCTGGGTCCTCTGATGACCAAGATCGGCAACGGTGGTAAAGGCATCAGCTGGAATACCGAACCCGAGTATAAATTCCTCGGCGAGCTAAACCGGGTGGTGACGGATAATGGTGTCTCGAAGGGGCTGCCGCGTATTGAGACGGATATTGATGCGACGGAAGTGATCCTGTCGCTGGCGCCGGAGACCAATGGTCAGGTGGCGGTAAAGGCCTGGGGGGCGCTGGAAAAAATCACCGGCCGCAATCACAAGCATCTGGCCCTGCCGAAAGAGGATGAAAAAATCCGCTTCCGGGACATTCAGGCCCAGCCGCGCAAGATCATCTCTTCCCCGACCTGGTCAGGGCTGGAAGATGAGCATGTGAGCTATAACGCCGGTTACACCAATGTCCATGAACTGATCCCTTGGCGGACGCTCACCGGGCGTCAGCAATTCTATCAGGATCATGCCTGGATGCGCGATTTTGGTGAAGGCTTCTGTGTCTATAAGCCGCCAATCAACACCAAAACCACCAAACCGGTGATTGACAGCAAGGGCAACGGCAATCCGCAGATCGCGCTCAACTGGATCACCCCGCATCAGAAATGGGGCATTCACAGCACCTATTCTGAAAATCTGCTGATGCAGACCTTGTCCCGCGGCGGTCCGATCGTCTGGATCAGTGAAGTTGACGCCCAGAAAATGGGGGTCGAGGACAACGACTGGATCGAGCTCTATAACGTTAATGGCGCCATTGCCTGTCGGGCCGTGGTCTCGCAGCGGGTGAATGAGGGTATGTGTATGATGTATCACGCCCAGGAGAAGATCATCAACACGCCGGGATCTGAAACCACCGGCAAGCGCGGCGGCATTCATAACTCGGTTACCCGGGCGGTGGTCAAGCCGACCCATATGATCGGCGGGTACGCCCAGCTGTCTTATGGTTTTAACTATTACGGCACCGTGGGATCAAACCGCGATGAATTTGTCATCTGTCGCAAGATGGATAAGGTTGATTGGATGGATGAACCCGCAGATGGCGTTTCCGGCAATTTGAATCATGAGGAGTTAGCATAA
- a CDS encoding MFS transporter, translating into MNALNVTPGEQKQALIASTLAFTVCFAVWTIFSIIGLKIKTQLGLSDTEFGILVATPILTGSLSRIFLGVWADQYGGRIVYTFQMVVTALAAFLLTKVSTYPMFLVAALGLGLAGGSFAVGIAYVSTWYQKERQGTALGIFGMGNVGAAVTNFGAPFLLIMMDGQWQGVAQIYSAVLLVTAVLYFLFTKDDPALRARREQGIKHASFLEQMEPLKNLQVWRFSLYYFFVFGAFVALALWLPRYYVGAYGLDLKTAGMLAAAYALPGSIFRALGGWLSDKIGARRVMYWTFGVCVACTFIMSYPATDYTVAGIQGPISFNITIPLWLFVSLTIVLGFFMSLGKAAVYKHIPVYYPGHVGSVGGVVGLIGGLGGFFLPITFGVMNDLIGVWTSCFMLLTVLIGIALVWMHFAIIRMNRRDMPDLNGPRYLPELDNIKS; encoded by the coding sequence ATGAATGCTTTAAATGTAACACCGGGGGAACAGAAACAAGCCTTGATCGCCAGTACACTGGCCTTTACGGTCTGTTTTGCAGTCTGGACTATTTTCTCCATTATCGGCCTTAAAATTAAAACACAGTTGGGTCTTTCCGATACCGAGTTCGGGATTCTGGTGGCGACGCCGATTCTGACGGGGTCCTTAAGCCGGATTTTTCTCGGCGTCTGGGCCGACCAATATGGTGGGCGGATTGTCTATACTTTTCAGATGGTGGTCACGGCGTTGGCGGCCTTTTTACTGACCAAGGTGTCGACCTATCCGATGTTTCTGGTGGCGGCGCTCGGGCTTGGTCTGGCGGGCGGCAGTTTTGCCGTTGGCATCGCCTATGTGTCCACCTGGTATCAGAAAGAACGCCAGGGTACAGCGCTTGGCATTTTTGGGATGGGCAATGTGGGGGCGGCGGTGACCAACTTTGGCGCACCTTTCCTTCTGATCATGATGGACGGCCAGTGGCAGGGCGTGGCGCAGATCTATTCCGCGGTGTTGCTGGTGACAGCGGTTCTGTATTTTCTCTTTACCAAGGACGATCCGGCGTTACGGGCCCGGCGCGAGCAAGGCATCAAGCACGCCTCTTTTCTGGAGCAGATGGAGCCGCTGAAAAATCTTCAGGTCTGGCGTTTTTCTCTCTATTATTTCTTTGTTTTTGGCGCCTTTGTCGCGCTGGCTCTGTGGCTACCGCGCTATTATGTCGGGGCTTACGGTCTCGACCTTAAAACCGCCGGTATGCTGGCGGCGGCCTATGCGTTGCCGGGCAGTATCTTCCGGGCATTGGGCGGCTGGTTATCCGACAAGATCGGCGCCCGTCGGGTGATGTACTGGACGTTCGGTGTCTGTGTCGCCTGTACCTTCATCATGTCTTATCCTGCGACAGATTATACCGTTGCCGGTATTCAGGGGCCAATCAGTTTCAATATCACCATTCCTTTGTGGCTGTTCGTGTCACTGACCATTGTGCTGGGCTTCTTCATGTCGCTGGGCAAGGCGGCGGTCTACAAACATATTCCGGTCTATTATCCCGGTCATGTGGGGTCCGTCGGTGGCGTGGTCGGTCTGATTGGCGGCCTGGGCGGTTTCTTCCTGCCGATTACGTTTGGGGTCATGAATGATCTGATCGGGGTGTGGACAAGCTGTTTCATGCTGCTCACCGTCCTGATCGGCATCGCTCTGGTCTGGATGCATTTCGCCATCATCCGGATGAACCGTCGGGATATGCCGGACCTGAATGGGCCGCGTTATCTGCCGGAACTGGATAATATCAAATCATAA
- the narJ gene encoding nitrate reductase molybdenum cofactor assembly chaperone, producing the protein MKTFKILGLLLAYPKPEIIDHLDEMIAVLAQENLLPKRALKKVTAFARSLQGRDIYEIQEDYVELFDRGRAHCLHLFEHIHGESRDRGQAMVNLVEAYAEKGFYITPGELPDYLPLFLEFLSHCPAEEATELLGDPINVIGAIGIKLKKRKAPYAVIFEALESLSRVKPDAAMMAEAKAAPVEELTAEDIDKDWEEAAAFDNTDVAGDDCNSCSAFPNAAEALKEFTDPAPQHLNGGQ; encoded by the coding sequence ATGAAGACCTTTAAAATTTTAGGGCTGCTTCTGGCCTACCCCAAACCGGAAATCATTGATCATCTGGACGAGATGATCGCGGTTCTGGCGCAGGAAAACCTGCTGCCGAAACGGGCGTTGAAGAAGGTAACGGCCTTTGCGAGGTCCCTTCAGGGGCGGGACATCTATGAAATCCAGGAAGACTATGTCGAATTGTTCGACCGGGGGCGGGCCCATTGTCTGCATCTGTTTGAACATATTCACGGCGAAAGCCGCGACCGGGGCCAGGCGATGGTCAATCTGGTCGAGGCCTATGCGGAAAAGGGTTTTTACATCACCCCGGGCGAGTTGCCTGACTATCTGCCGCTGTTTCTCGAGTTTTTGTCCCATTGCCCGGCAGAGGAGGCGACGGAGCTGCTCGGCGATCCGATCAATGTGATCGGCGCCATCGGCATCAAGCTGAAAAAACGTAAAGCCCCCTATGCGGTGATTTTCGAGGCGCTGGAATCTCTGTCCCGCGTTAAACCCGACGCGGCGATGATGGCCGAAGCCAAGGCCGCGCCAGTGGAAGAACTGACGGCGGAAGACATCGACAAGGACTGGGAAGAGGCAGCGGCTTTTGACAATACTGACGTTGCCGGTGACGATTGCAACAGCTGTTCCGCTTTCCCCAACGCGGCCGAGGCCCTGAAGGAATTCACCGATCCGGCACCGCAACATTTAAATGGAGGTCAGTGA